A genomic stretch from uncultured Fretibacterium sp. includes:
- a CDS encoding flavin reductase family protein — protein MKKNIGPITAGFPTPVVLAGTTDAAGRPNLVTLAWVGVCCSEPPAIQISVRPDRYSHAAITERRAFSVCVPSKRHVDETDFCGIVSGRKYDKFALAGLTLESGPELGLPLVAEFPLCFECRLVHTFTVGSHDLFVGQIVSCMAEESTLDGRGRPDSGRLDSVVFMPGDGYYGLSPRIAPGFGVGRRFLSGKGNCPEKGTTETAELHDA, from the coding sequence ATGAAGAAAAACATTGGTCCGATAACGGCCGGCTTTCCCACGCCTGTCGTCCTGGCCGGGACGACGGACGCGGCGGGGCGGCCAAACCTCGTCACGTTGGCCTGGGTGGGCGTCTGCTGTTCGGAGCCGCCCGCCATCCAGATATCGGTCCGTCCGGACCGCTACAGCCACGCGGCCATCACCGAGCGAAGGGCGTTCAGCGTCTGCGTCCCATCGAAACGTCACGTGGACGAGACGGATTTCTGCGGTATCGTGTCGGGCCGCAAATACGACAAGTTCGCCCTCGCTGGTCTGACTCTGGAGTCTGGCCCGGAGCTGGGGCTCCCCCTGGTCGCCGAATTTCCCCTTTGCTTCGAATGCCGGCTGGTTCACACGTTCACCGTCGGGTCGCACGACCTGTTCGTGGGGCAGATCGTTTCCTGCATGGCCGAGGAGTCGACGCTCGACGGCCGGGGCCGCCCGGATTCGGGCAGGCTGGACTCGGTGGTCTTCATGCCGGGGGACGGGTACTACGGGCTGAGCCCTCGCATCGCGCCGGGCTTCGGAGTGGGCAGACGCTTCCTGTCTGGAAAAGGGAACTGCCCGGAAAAGGGAACGACGGAGACGGCAGAACTTCATGACGCATAA
- the pseC gene encoding UDP-4-amino-4,6-dideoxy-N-acetyl-beta-L-altrosamine transaminase, which yields MNTKNLSYGRQWIDDDDIAEVVKVLKGDWLTQGPTVAAFERSLADYVGVKHAVTFVNGTSALHGAMAAAGLGPGDRLLTTPMTFAATSNSALYVGAEPVFADIDPSTLCLDPAKAEAKLSRVRAIAPVSFGGYPFAMEPFRRLASEHGLVLIEDACHALGGDRDGHKIGFDADMTVLSFHPVKHITTAEGGAVLTRSDEYAHALRLFRSHGITRDPEDFEEAPEGPWHCEMQTLGWNYRLTDLNCALGLGQMRRLDAFVRRRREIAALYRELLADVRGLTLPPAHEGHAYHLFPIQVDAEARGPLFAHLAENGIRLQVHYSPVPLHPYYKKRFGYRWGDFPEAERYYRGAISLPMFPLLEDSDVKRVADCIKAFLSRASQRR from the coding sequence GTGAACACCAAAAACTTGTCTTACGGGCGGCAGTGGATTGACGACGACGACATCGCGGAGGTCGTCAAGGTGCTGAAGGGCGACTGGCTCACCCAGGGCCCGACCGTAGCGGCGTTCGAGAGGTCCCTGGCCGATTACGTCGGCGTGAAGCACGCGGTGACGTTCGTCAACGGGACGTCGGCGCTCCACGGGGCCATGGCCGCGGCGGGGCTGGGGCCCGGCGACCGGCTGCTGACCACGCCCATGACCTTCGCGGCGACGTCGAACTCCGCGCTCTACGTGGGGGCCGAGCCCGTCTTTGCGGACATCGATCCGAGCACCCTCTGCCTCGACCCCGCCAAGGCGGAGGCGAAGCTGAGCCGGGTCCGGGCTATCGCGCCCGTCAGCTTCGGCGGATATCCGTTCGCCATGGAGCCGTTCAGAAGGCTGGCGTCCGAGCACGGGCTGGTCCTCATCGAGGACGCCTGCCACGCGCTGGGCGGCGACCGGGACGGGCACAAAATCGGCTTCGACGCTGATATGACCGTCCTGAGCTTCCATCCCGTGAAGCACATCACGACCGCCGAGGGCGGGGCCGTCCTGACTCGAAGCGATGAATACGCTCACGCGCTCCGGCTGTTCCGCAGCCACGGCATCACGAGAGACCCCGAGGACTTCGAGGAGGCCCCCGAGGGGCCATGGCACTGCGAGATGCAGACACTGGGGTGGAACTACCGGCTTACAGACCTGAACTGCGCCCTGGGGCTCGGCCAGATGCGCCGCCTGGATGCCTTCGTGAGACGCCGCCGGGAGATCGCCGCGCTCTACCGGGAGCTGCTGGCGGACGTCCGGGGACTGACCCTGCCCCCCGCGCACGAGGGACACGCCTACCACCTGTTTCCCATCCAGGTGGACGCGGAGGCGCGCGGGCCCCTTTTCGCACACCTCGCGGAGAACGGCATCAGACTCCAAGTGCACTATTCGCCCGTCCCCCTGCATCCGTACTACAAAAAACGGTTCGGCTACCGGTGGGGCGACTTTCCCGAGGCCGAGCGCTACTATCGGGGCGCAATCTCCCTGCCGATGTTCCCGCTTCTCGAGGACTCGGATGTGAAGCGGGTTGCGGACTGCATCAAAGCGTTCCTGAGCCGGGCCTCCCAGCGGCGGTAG
- a CDS encoding AAA family ATPase yields MGIILKKVRISNYRSIESLSLDLGLFNLLIGQNNTGKTNFLKAVTLSISGASDISEEDIFIAQDERLKRTKTAVIDILLRPTVNAVQVCKEFSEFWTSVFTDSWITTSPEGNFVGIRTEIKYDPIRDMYSLSRHCIRQWGDSIGDATIETKRTVFNDDMRTYLQSFYMDANRDIVQDLRNRKSYFGRVTSGYALTEETINEIEEQLNAANTKIIESIPSLHQTKERISAIGQTIGAASSSIEIEPLARKITDLNKGMDIVMQDGKAASFPIAQHGYGTRSWISFLTLSAFVENQNQKLKDDDEAEQFIMLTMEEPEAHLHPQAQRQLFEQISHFEGQKIVSTHSPSIIAQASLTDTIYFSKHDGKTSAMRYSPSGAKEDKEKIFREVINTRADLLFSSAVILCEGITEELALPVYFVKYFGCAPYSLGVSIVNIGGKDNYKPFLSLIRNFDIPWFIFSDGEAEAISAVSSAIRQVFDKDYATLKNVFILENGDDYEKYLIHEGYSDLIIEVICEHEGDTEYLDSYINRMKGKKRKGGGYRDYTKEGGRQDALVDLCHEHKTEYALPVAKKLVGQADENKRIPSKVKELLSALEGRIGAIKAHILEDEA; encoded by the coding sequence TTGGGAATCATACTTAAAAAAGTTCGTATCAGCAATTACCGCTCCATAGAATCGCTTTCTCTGGATTTGGGTTTGTTTAACCTGCTTATTGGGCAGAACAATACGGGGAAAACTAATTTTCTGAAAGCCGTCACTCTTTCTATATCGGGAGCCTCCGATATTTCAGAGGAGGATATTTTTATCGCGCAAGATGAGCGATTAAAGCGCACAAAAACTGCGGTTATAGACATCCTTTTGCGGCCTACAGTCAATGCTGTACAGGTCTGTAAGGAATTCTCCGAGTTTTGGACAAGCGTATTCACTGATTCTTGGATTACGACAAGCCCCGAGGGCAATTTTGTGGGCATCCGTACAGAGATAAAGTATGACCCGATAAGAGATATGTACAGTTTGAGCCGCCACTGCATCAGACAATGGGGCGACAGCATCGGCGATGCTACAATCGAGACCAAGAGAACGGTTTTCAACGATGATATGCGGACATATCTGCAATCATTTTATATGGACGCAAATAGGGATATTGTTCAAGACTTGCGGAACAGGAAATCATACTTTGGTAGGGTCACGTCGGGTTATGCTTTGACAGAAGAGACGATAAACGAGATTGAAGAACAGCTTAACGCTGCCAACACGAAAATAATTGAGAGCATTCCCTCCTTACATCAGACGAAAGAGCGGATTTCGGCTATTGGACAAACTATTGGAGCAGCAAGTAGCAGCATAGAGATAGAACCGCTTGCACGAAAAATCACCGACCTTAACAAAGGCATGGATATTGTGATGCAGGACGGCAAAGCTGCGTCTTTCCCGATTGCACAACATGGCTACGGGACACGCAGTTGGATTTCGTTCCTCACACTATCCGCTTTTGTAGAGAATCAAAATCAAAAACTGAAAGACGATGATGAAGCCGAACAGTTCATCATGCTCACGATGGAAGAACCCGAAGCGCACTTGCACCCTCAAGCGCAGCGGCAGTTATTTGAGCAAATCTCGCATTTCGAGGGACAAAAGATTGTCAGCACTCACTCTCCGAGCATAATAGCGCAGGCATCATTAACTGACACAATATATTTTAGCAAGCACGATGGCAAGACATCAGCAATGCGCTATTCACCTTCTGGTGCCAAAGAGGATAAGGAGAAGATATTTAGAGAAGTTATAAATACGCGTGCAGACCTACTCTTCTCATCTGCGGTAATTCTTTGTGAGGGCATTACAGAAGAACTGGCTCTACCTGTCTATTTTGTCAAGTATTTCGGTTGTGCTCCTTATTCTCTCGGTGTAAGCATCGTCAATATCGGCGGGAAAGATAACTATAAACCGTTCTTGTCGCTGATTAGGAACTTCGATATCCCTTGGTTTATTTTCAGCGATGGAGAGGCAGAAGCTATTTCAGCTGTCAGTTCGGCAATCAGGCAGGTTTTCGATAAAGACTACGCTACGCTCAAAAACGTCTTCATTTTGGAAAACGGCGATGATTATGAGAAATATCTTATCCATGAGGGGTATTCGGATTTAATTATCGAGGTTATATGCGAACACGAGGGTGATACAGAGTATCTCGATTCATATATTAACCGAATGAAAGGGAAGAAACGAAAAGGCGGTGGATATCGAGACTACACCAAAGAAGGCGGTCGCCAGGACGCTCTGGTTGATTTGTGCCACGAACATAAGACTGAATACGCTCTTCCTGTCGCAAAAAAGCTAGTGGGGCAAGCAGATGAGAATAAGCGCATACCGTCAAAAGTAAAGGAATTGTTATCTGCTCTTGAGGGTAGAATCGGAGCAATCAAAGCTCACATTCTGGAGGATGAAGCATGA
- a CDS encoding ATP-dependent helicase: MNLSAKQQQIVEHIDGALLVKAGPGSGKTRVLTERVKHLLNVKKRSKVLALTFSNLAADEMRSRLETDKEVGEAIERVTIGTIHSFCLDIIQSRGYLIGLRPDISLFENDNDRTAILRSVISDKAEFGILSQREQDPDTLLAELLTFISKQKRSLISPESCIIKEPYPTIYQKYNDVLRNQNAMDFDDILFFAYRILAENLDVAKLYTSVYRYVCIDESQNLNNAQYRVIQALCGVEFNNIMMVGDENQSIYAFNGSSSKYMSELFVRDFQPTIYTLDENFRSAKQIVQFSRSLMRNTETEDVSKYVFDGELKAVAYENEAVEAKAVRNKIEELIFLGHKDIEDPLSHDNFAVIARNKYVFAQIESEFSDGTIPFFYKKTQSGITCETDYLEAFDLMLRLLMNPMDVYHRQMLCKLVSKDLSIDADCSDTKTLIGQLLSGSKYDWMNSALTSITVDGNLDFDKVLASLRENSPTDLEDDDRYLLEKDIDEWQKHWGRFKRHVARENRTLISFRNAISLGKTQEIDAETGVALLTAHMSKGLEFEVVFIIGLSEGTFPDYRAVKSGGDALTQEKNNMYVAVTRAKRLCYLSYPQIKRMPWGDDKKQSPSRFISHIVVPN, from the coding sequence ATGAACCTCTCAGCAAAGCAACAACAAATCGTTGAACACATTGACGGGGCATTGCTTGTGAAAGCGGGGCCGGGCAGTGGCAAGACGAGAGTGCTTACCGAACGCGTCAAGCATCTGTTGAATGTGAAAAAACGTAGCAAAGTCTTGGCTTTAACTTTTAGTAACTTGGCGGCAGATGAAATGCGTTCAAGACTTGAAACCGATAAAGAAGTCGGTGAAGCCATCGAACGTGTCACGATTGGCACGATTCATTCTTTCTGCTTGGATATTATCCAGTCCAGAGGCTACTTAATTGGGCTGCGCCCTGATATTTCATTGTTCGAGAACGATAATGACCGGACTGCAATTCTGCGAAGTGTGATTTCTGATAAAGCAGAGTTCGGGATACTTTCGCAGCGGGAGCAGGACCCAGATACTCTTCTCGCAGAATTATTGACATTTATTTCAAAGCAGAAGCGTTCTTTAATATCTCCTGAATCATGCATTATAAAAGAGCCGTACCCGACAATCTATCAGAAATACAATGATGTACTTCGGAATCAGAATGCGATGGATTTTGATGACATCCTATTCTTTGCTTATCGAATACTGGCAGAAAATCTTGATGTAGCAAAACTCTATACGTCCGTTTATCGCTATGTTTGCATTGACGAATCACAAAACTTGAACAACGCCCAATACCGCGTTATACAAGCTCTTTGCGGCGTCGAGTTCAATAACATTATGATGGTGGGGGATGAGAACCAATCCATCTACGCATTCAACGGTTCGAGCAGTAAGTATATGTCAGAGCTGTTCGTAAGAGATTTTCAGCCTACCATCTATACTCTGGATGAAAATTTTCGTTCCGCAAAACAAATAGTCCAATTTTCCAGATCCCTGATGAGGAACACGGAAACGGAAGACGTATCAAAATACGTCTTCGATGGCGAGCTTAAAGCCGTTGCCTATGAAAATGAAGCGGTAGAGGCAAAGGCTGTACGAAACAAAATTGAAGAACTCATATTTCTCGGCCATAAGGACATTGAGGATCCTTTAAGCCACGACAACTTCGCAGTTATCGCCAGGAATAAATATGTCTTTGCCCAGATTGAGAGCGAGTTCTCTGACGGCACAATACCGTTCTTTTATAAGAAAACACAATCAGGCATTACTTGCGAGACCGACTACTTGGAAGCGTTTGACCTGATGTTACGCCTATTGATGAATCCGATGGATGTGTACCATAGACAGATGCTCTGCAAGCTGGTGTCAAAAGATTTGTCTATTGATGCCGATTGTTCTGATACGAAGACGCTAATCGGACAACTCCTGTCTGGTAGTAAATATGATTGGATGAACTCTGCTCTTACTTCTATAACGGTGGATGGTAATCTTGATTTCGACAAAGTGCTTGCATCCCTTAGAGAGAACTCACCGACCGACTTGGAAGATGACGATAGATACCTGCTTGAAAAAGACATTGACGAATGGCAAAAACACTGGGGTCGATTCAAAAGACATGTTGCAAGGGAAAACAGGACGTTAATTTCATTCCGCAATGCAATATCACTTGGCAAGACACAGGAAATTGACGCAGAGACAGGTGTTGCTCTACTTACCGCCCACATGTCAAAGGGTTTGGAGTTCGAGGTTGTATTTATCATCGGACTATCCGAAGGGACGTTTCCCGACTATCGCGCTGTGAAAAGCGGAGGGGATGCCCTCACGCAGGAAAAGAACAATATGTATGTTGCGGTCACAAGAGCGAAGCGACTTTGCTACTTGTCCTACCCACAGATAAAAAGGATGCCGTGGGGCGATGATAAGAAACAGTCTCCATCGCGATTCATAAGTCATATAGTAGTCCCCAACTAA
- a CDS encoding DNA-3-methyladenine glycosylase I produces the protein MDGGIIRCPWADRSPLERAYHDRVWGVPLHDEQGLFGMLCLEGMQAGLSWSTILRKMGALRTAFDDFDPLIVAEYDERKIAELMETEGIIRNRLKIRMMVRNARAYLRLREEHGTLDDFLWRYVDFTPLVNAWCEAGEIPARTPLSERISRDLNRLGFGFVGPTIVYAFMQATGMVNDHLVSCAFRRVEE, from the coding sequence ATGGACGGAGGGATCATTCGCTGCCCGTGGGCGGATCGAAGCCCGCTGGAGCGTGCGTATCACGACCGGGTGTGGGGCGTTCCGCTGCACGACGAGCAGGGCCTCTTCGGGATGCTCTGCCTGGAGGGGATGCAGGCCGGGCTGAGCTGGTCCACCATCCTGCGCAAGATGGGGGCGCTCCGGACGGCGTTCGACGACTTCGACCCCCTGATCGTGGCCGAATACGACGAGCGGAAAATTGCCGAGCTCATGGAGACGGAGGGCATCATCCGGAACCGGCTGAAGATCCGGATGATGGTCCGGAACGCGAGGGCCTACTTGAGGCTGCGGGAGGAGCACGGGACGCTGGACGACTTCCTGTGGCGCTACGTGGACTTCACGCCCCTGGTCAACGCGTGGTGCGAGGCGGGCGAGATTCCGGCCCGGACCCCTCTGTCCGAGCGCATCAGCCGGGATTTGAATCGCCTGGGGTTCGGCTTCGTCGGCCCGACGATCGTCTACGCCTTCATGCAGGCGACGGGCATGGTGAACGATCACCTGGTCTCCTGCGCGTTCCGAAGGGTTGAGGAGTGA